The following proteins are encoded in a genomic region of Thalassophryne amazonica chromosome 5, fThaAma1.1, whole genome shotgun sequence:
- the si:dkey-56d12.4 gene encoding uncharacterized protein si:dkey-56d12.4, translating to MSSINCSVRGCHNNWKKRKLSLSQRCFEHGKERSECCGPAFNLFPPPSKDEDLRCWLKALNLKNPPKRPYVCSFHFVEKKPTPLHPYPEKWLGYNAPLKKPRGMLVRKTGVSNSSEVGDTDTHKEQMCDPLLVPEHNYAASPLLDQPLQCHKGTQCSSPAEIHRELLRTDQLSLLYTGLSLKVFLFISDLLTKDHISAFQLDARDQVLMTIMKLRLNLLQADLAERFHVSQSEVSRITSHWLDIMEEKLRRFIPWLPRDTILATMPQCFKDQYASTTCVINCSETPLQKPHNLDSRRESYSHYDGQNTIKYLVVIAPCGLIMFISAAYGGRCSDKFITSDCGFLDYLRPGDVVMADEGFLISDLLHERRVKLIIPAFTKKGMQLSEEDNTHTRRIANVRVHVERVIRRLKNFRILSQTVPINLANKFDQILKICAALSNLRGEIIHEDEKDDS from the exons atgagcagcattaattgttcagttcgtgggtgccacaacaactggaagaaaagGAAACTATCGCTTTCACAACGATGTTTTGagcatggaaaggagagatctgagtgctgtggaccagcatttaacttgttccctcctccatcgaaagacgaggatctccggtgctggctaaaggcgctgaatttgaaaaatccacccaaacgtccctatgtttgttcttttcattttgtggagaaaaaacccaCGCCACTGCATCCTTACCCAGAGAAGTGGTTGGGCTACaacgctccgttgaagaagccacgggGGATGCTGGTGAGaaaaacgg GTGTATCAAACAGTAGTGAAGTGGGAGACACTGACACTCACAAAGAACAAatgtgtgaccctctgcttgtgcctGAACACAACTATGCTGCCAGCCCATTACTAGACCAGCCCCTTCAGTGTCATAAAGGAACACAGTGTTCAAGTCCAgccgaaattcacagagaactgcTACGCACTGACCAACTCAGTCTGCTCTACACTGGTCTTTCattaaaagtttttttgtttatatCTGATCTGCTGACAAAAGACCACATCAGCGCCTTTCAGCTGGATGCCCGTGATCAGGTCCTGATGACGATTATGAAGCTAAGGCTGAACTTGCTGCAGGCCGACCTGGCGGAGAGGTTTCACGTGTCGCAGTCTGAGGTCAGCAGAATAACATCTCACTGGCTTGACATCATGGAGGAAAAGCTGAGGCGTTTCATCCCATGGCTTCCCCGAGACACCATTCTAGCAACAATGCCACAGTGTTTCAAAGATCAATATGCATCAACAACCTGCGTGATCAACTGCTCAGAAACTCCCCTTCAGAAACCGCATAATCTTGACTCTAGGCGTGAGTCATACAGTCATTACGATGGCCAAAACACGATCAAATATTTGGTGGTAATTGCTCCTTGTGGTTTGATAATGTTTATCTCTGCTGCATACGGCGGTAGATGCAGTGACAAATTTATTACTTCAGACTGCGGCTTCCTGGATTACCTGCGGCCAGGTGACGTGGTCATGGCAGACGAGGGTTTTTTAATATCAGATCTGCTGCATGAACGAAGAGTGAAGCTTATCATACCTGCATTCACCAAAAAAGGAATGCAACTTTCTGAGGAGGATAACACCCACACCAGGCGCATTGCAAACGTGAGAGTCCATGTGGAAAGGGTCATCAGGCGTCTGAAGAACTTTAGGATTCTTTCACAAACTGTCCCAATTAACTTGGCAAACAAATTTGATCAAATCCTCAAAATCTGTGCAGCTTTGTCCAACCTGCGTGGGGAGATCATCCATGAAGATGAAAAAGATGATTCGTGA